The Amblyomma americanum isolate KBUSLIRL-KWMA chromosome 6, ASM5285725v1, whole genome shotgun sequence genome has a window encoding:
- the LOC144136244 gene encoding transmembrane protein 218-like: MAGPRVFDVGIGVFILAVLWAVCCLLCVFLSKTQGISRAAGVFAAALVATVLLLTVPQGEGPKSKDSDITDPLFIWRNALTVLLGLCALASPVLMIKMHWSVPVQARSLSRLSNIVKHRTIDAQASDEEQP, from the exons ATGGCTGGGCCACGCGTGTTCGATGTCGGCATTGGTGTTTTCATTCTCGCCGTGCTCTGGGCTGTGTGCTGCTTGTTGTGCGTCTTCTTGTCGAAGACACAAGGAATTTCTCG GGCTGCAGGGGTCTTCGCCGCAGCACTGGTGGCAACTGTACTGCTGCTCACCGTGCCACAAGGAGAGGGCCCGAAATCAAAAGACAGTGATATCACCGACCCACTGTTCATCTGGCGCAATGCCCTCACTGTTCTCCTTGGTCTCTGTGCTCTGGCATCACCTGTGCTCATGATCAAGATGCACTGGAGTGTGCCCGTGCAAGCCCGAAGCTTAAGTAGACTGAGCAATATTGTGAAGCATCGAACCATTGATGCCCAAGCTTCTGATGAAGAACAGCCATAA